One segment of Passer domesticus isolate bPasDom1 chromosome 24, bPasDom1.hap1, whole genome shotgun sequence DNA contains the following:
- the FAM110D gene encoding protein FAM110D — MVPLGSPTLAVCTPSNLRLVAPGRGSPLAWLNRGPECPQGPGGSGGRRASAVERLEADKAKYVKSQQVISRRQEPALRGSPRLSPHGRRRLARQQCPELCPASELPGPPSPVSRRSGSRRLLRPDSLIIYRQKRDCPAGDKENTKGSALVRRLFQGPLRATPPSSPPARPLGQGPGAPPSPETPMLWAPAEREAARTPAGDSGGDSGAAPGKEPLALRVSLPLSEQERFFNYCGLERAQVELLGRERFGPAGWDSASGRAGSGESEPGRASGGSEGGAGPGTEEEEEEEDARPGSAVSVVERNARVIKWLYGCQRAWAAAKESTV, encoded by the coding sequence ATGGTGCCCTTGGGCAGCCCCACTCTCGCCGTGTGCACCCCCAGCAACCTGCGCCTGGTGGCCCCCGGCCGCGGCTCGCCCCTGGCCTGGCTGAACCGCGGTCCCGAGTGCCCGCAGGGCCCGGGGGGCAGCGGGGGCCGCCGAGCCAGCGCCGTGGAGCGGCTGGAGGCCGACAAGGCCAAGTACGTGAAGTCGCAGCAGGTGATCAGCCGGCGGCAGGAGCCGGCGCTGCGCGGCTCGCCGCGGCTGTCCCCGCACGGGCGGCGCCGGCTGGCCCGGCAGCAGTGCCCCGAGCTGTGCCCGGCCTCCGAGCTGCCCGGCCCGCCGTCCCCCGTGTCCCGCCGCAGCGGCAGCCGCCGCCTGCTGCGCCCCGACTCGCTCATCATCTACCGGCAGAAGCGGGACTGCCCGGCCGGCGACAAGGAGAACACCAAGGGCTCCGCGCTGGTGCGCCGCCTCTTCCAGGGACCCCTCAGAGCCACGCCGCCCAGCTCGCCCCCCGCCAGGCCGCTGGGCCAGGGTCCCGGCGCCCCCCCGAGCCCCGAGACCCCCATGCTGTGGGCGCCAGCCGAGAGGGAGGCGGCGCGGACACCGGCAGGGGACAGCGGCGGTGACAGCGGCGCTGCGCCCGGGAAGGAGCCGCTGGCGCTGCGCGTGTCGCTGCCGCTGTCGGAGCAGGAGCGCTTCTTCAACTACTGCGGGCTGGAGCGGGCgcaggtggagctgctgggccgGGAGCGCTTCGGGCCCGCGGGCTGGGACAGCGCctcgggccgggccggctccgGCGAGTCCGAGCCCGGGAGGGCATCGGGGGGCAGCGaggggggcgcggggccgggcacggaggaggaggaggaggaggaggatgcgcGGCCGGGCAGCGCCGTCTCGGTGGTGGAACGCAACGCCCGAGTCATCAAGTGGCTCTACGGCTGCCAGAGAGCCTGGGCGGCGGCCAAGGAGTCCACGGTGTGA
- the CNKSR1 gene encoding connector enhancer of kinase suppressor of ras 1 has product MEPVRSWGPAQAAAWLRGLDAAVQGYPFEAWGLCGPDLLGLDVGVLESLGVRPVGHQELLLEAVEQLRNLDTGLASTSLRTLTERLQELAQGIQSLVQGRLSAGDAPQPPSLTLLARVISLVGAAKELFSWLNRYLFSTLNDFSASRDIILLCAQLAETLQADLPVGERNGSILRICQHIEGICESIVGCSPPALLDRRAVLQRVGLPLLPSPQGSPPVSPSTPTLPLGLQQSPPASPDTPTLPPSQWSSPPGSPDTPTAPSDVLGSPQPLLSARLGFEITSTSSCLHFVSATTPEALAAHGGHILPGDEIVQVNEQVVVGWTPVNLARKLLEKGNKVTLVLKKIPLDLPSSPPSPRQQPPGAFLDAADSPGTRSGESPGSPVSLTSSVAADLDSGPDSVPDPVTDEEQEEERELRLPGAAVEELPGRGAAEEVWDSGSALGTPLDTPLGTPPSTPAATEPCATELSPRAAPAMGAGGAEPSPEEGSPSTGRRPKGVATRLSRRRVSCRDLGRVDCDGWLLRKKEHVGFMAQKWKRCWCVLKGHTLYWYNHPNDERAAGLINVATYNLESTREQKKKYVFQLCHQTYKPFVFAAETLADLSMWVSRLVTAKTQHTLAHQAVPAKEEDCYSETEAEDPDEESPRHGSDSARKGLQNSPEKAQLSPGSSPQGSPRPCSPTEPGAEDPDRDLERLLRSLRQGGVSPTGQQRRPLTREQCRKSFLRRNRDPHINERVHAVRALQSTLKAKLAELQALEQLLGEAELTSAAFRRWKEEHQELYRELREGWAGQRGAGERHSPHGGAAEP; this is encoded by the exons ATGGAGCCCGTGCGCTCCTGGGGCCCCGCACAAGCGGCCGCCTGGCTCCGAG GGCTGGACGCGGCCGTGCAGGGGTACCCCTTCGAGGCCTGGGGGCTCTGCGGGCCCgacctgctggggctggacGTGGGGGTCCTGGAGTCTCTGGGCGTGCGGCCCGTGggacaccaggagctgctgctggaggccgTGGAGCAGCTCCGTAACCTG gacACAGGGCTGGCGAGCACCAGCCTGAGGACACTGACggagaggctgcaggagctggcacagggcatCCAGAGCCTGGTGCAGGGCAGGCTGTCAGCAGGGGATGCCCCCCAGCcgccttccctcaccctcctgGCCCGAGTCATCAGCCTGGTCGGGGCTGCCAAGGAACTCTTCTCCTGGCTCAACAG GTACCTCTTCTCCACCCTCAACGACTTCTCGGCCAGCCGGGACATCATCCTGCTGTGTGCCCAGCTGGCAGAGACGCTGCAGGCG GACCTTCCTGTAGGCGAGAGGAACGGCAGCATCCTGCGGATT TGCCAGCACATCGAGGGCATCTGCGAGAGCATCGTGGGCTGCAGCCCCCCGGCGCTGCTGGACcgcagggctgtgctgcagcgtGTGGGGCTGccgctgctccccagccctcaGGGCagccccccagtgtcccccagcacCCCAACACTGCCCCTtggcctgcagcagagccccccagcaTCCCCTGACACGCCAACGCTGCCCCCCAGCCAATGGAGCAGCCCCCCAGGATCCCCTGACACCCCAACAGCACCCTCGGATGTTCTGGGGAGCCCCCAGCCACTCCTCAGCGCCCGACTG GGCTTTGAGATCACCTCtaccagctcctgcctgcactTCGTGTCGGCCACCACCCCAGAG GCCCTGGCTGCCCACGGGGGCCACATCCTGCCCGGAGATGAGATCGTGCAGGTCAACGAGCAGGTCGTG GTGGGTTGGACACCTGTCAACCTGGCGaggaagctgctggagaaggggaACAAGGTGACTTTGGTGCTGAAGAAGATCCCCCTCGACCTGCCCAGCTCACCCCCCTCTCCCAGGCAGCAG CCCCCAGGAGCATTTTTGGATGCTGCAGATTCCCCTGGCACCAGGAGTGGTGAGAGCCCGGGCAGCCCCGTGTCCCTGACCTCCAG CGTCGCGGCCGACTTGGACTCGGGACCAGACTCTGTCCCGGATCCCGTCACTGacgaggagcaggaggaggagcgggagcTGCGGCTGCCCGGGGCAGCTGTGGAGGAGCTGCCTGGACGGG GTGCTGCAGAGGAGGTGTGGGACAGCGGCAGCGCCCTGGGAACCCCCCTGGACACCCCCCTGGGCACCCCCCCGAGCACCCCTGCTGCCACCGAGCCCTGTGCCACAGAgctgagccccagggcagcccctgccatgggggctgggggagcagagcccagccctgaaGAG ggcagccccagcacgggacgCAGACCTAAAG GAGTGGCCACCAGGCTGAGCCGCCGGCGGGTCTCGTGCCGGGACCTGGGCCGGGTGGACTGCGACGGGTGGCTCCTCAGGAAGAAGGAGCACGTGGGCTTCATGGCCCAGAAGTGGAAGCGCTGCTGGTGCGTGCTCAAGGGCCACACGCTCTACTGGTACAACCACCCCAAC GATGAGAGGGCTGCAGGACTCATCAACGTGGCCACCTACAACCTGGAGAGCACGAGGGAGCAGAAGAAGAAATA CGTGttccagctgtgccaccagACATACAAGCCCTTTGTCTTTGCTGCTGAAACCTTGGCTGACCTGAGCAT GTGGGTCAGTCGCCTGGTAACAGCCAAAACCCAGCACACGCTGGCCCACCAGGCAGTCCCAGCCAAGGAGGAAG ACTGCTACAGTGAGACAGAAGCTGAGGACCCCGATGAGGAGTCCCCCAGGCACGGCTCTGACTCG GCaaggaaggggctgcagaacaGCCCGGAGAAGGCACAGctctccccaggcagcagcccccagggcagcccccggccctgctcccccacgg AGCCCGGCGCGGAGGATCCGGACCGGGACCTGGAGCGGCTGCTGCGGAGCCTGCGGCAGGGCGGCGTGTCCCCGACGGGCCAGCAGCGGCGGCCGCTGACGCGGGAGCAGTGCCGCAAATCCTTCCTGCGGCGCAACAGGGACCCGCACATCAACGAGCGGGTGCACGCCGTGCGGGCGCTGCAGAGCACGCTCAAG GCGAAGCTGGCggagctgcaggctctggagcagctgctgggagaggccGAGCTCACCTCGGCCGCCTTCAGGCGCTGGAAGgaggagcaccaggagctgtaCCGGGAGCTGcgggagggctgggcagggcagcggGGCGCTGGAGAGCGGCACAGCCCGCACGGAGGGGCGGCCGAGCCCTGA
- the C24H1orf232 gene encoding uncharacterized protein C1orf232 homolog, which translates to MAQGFWRLYKAKVLQSLGGPRPDGALQDEGEPPELMETAEPPALREEGASPVSQLARKVQGVGARGWRTLSSLFTREDEHQLLSPEPCPDHPLASEPPEVPHTEKAPGFWDLFASKWQQAPGPDKGGPPPEPDRSPGEPPGDDGSDLREPEEGAFHWGFLAGKLAEIRNKNAPKGN; encoded by the exons ATGGCCCAGGGCTTCTGGCGGCTCTACAAGGCCaaggtgctgcagagcctggggggGCCGCGCCCCGACGGGGCCCTGCAGGACGAG GGAGAGCCCCCCGAGCTGATGGAGACGGCCGAGCCCCCCGCGCTGCGGGAGGAGGGAGCCAGCCCCGTGTCGCAGCTGGCCCGGAAG GTGCAGGGCGTGGGTGCCCGCGGCTGGAGGACGCTCTCGTCCCTCTTCACCCGCGAGGACGAGCACCAGCTGCTCAGCCCGGAGCCCTGCCCGGACCA ccctctgGCCAGCGAGCCGCCCGAGGTGCCCCACACCGAGAAGGCTCCTGGCTTTTGGGATCTCTTTGCTAGCAAGTGGCAGCAGGCGCCGGGGCCGGACAAGGGGGGGCCCCCCCCGGAGCCGGACCGGAGCCCGGGGGAGCCGCCGGGAGACGACGGCAGCGACCTGCGGGAGCCGGAGGAAGGAGCCTTCCACTGGGGCTTCCTGGCCGGCAAGCTGGCCGAAATCCGGAATAAAAACGCCCCCAAGGGCAACtag
- the ZNF593 gene encoding zinc finger protein 593, whose protein sequence is MSPRSGRRTGAHRAHSLARQLKTKRRRRDLDEIHADLKPENAARLLRQEIDPDLPGCAQFYCLHCARYFMDLTSMKEHFRSKVHKKRLKQLREAPYSQEEAERAAGMGSYVAPQKVEVHTQPLEEATEMETSG, encoded by the exons ATGTCGCCGCGGAGCGGGCGGCGCACCGGCGCGCACCGGGCGCACTCGCTGGCCCGGCAGCTCAAGACGAAGCGGCGCCGGCGCGACCTGGACGAGATCCACGCGGACCTGAAGCCCGAGAACGCCGCGCGGCTGCTGCGGCAGGAGATCGACCCCGACCTGCCGGGCTGCGCCCAGTTCTACTGCCTGCACTGCGC GCGTTACTTCATGGACCTGACCAGCATGAAGGAGCACTTCAGATCCAAGGTGCACAAGAAGAG GCTGAAGCAGCTGCGGGAGGCTCCCTACTCGCAGGAGGAGGCCGAGCGTGCCGCTGGCATGGGCTCCTACGTGGCCCCGCAGAAGGTGGAGGTGCACACCCAGCCCCTGGAGGAGGCCACCGAGATGGAGACGTCGGGCTGA